From Pelomicrobium methylotrophicum, one genomic window encodes:
- the fabG gene encoding 3-oxoacyl-ACP reductase FabG, with protein MRLAGKVCIITGAGRGIGKATALKFATEGAKVIVCDVTPEWIDETVREIRDADGEAMGFIVDVRDRESIARMVQSVVATYGRIDCLVNNAGIVRDAQLKNMTDEQFDQVIDINLKGVYNCTKAVVDVMLRQQSGVILNTASVVGLYGNFGQTNYAASKAAVIGMVKTWARELGRKGIRANAVCPGFIQTPILSSMPDRVLAAMEEKVPLGRLGRPEEIAATFAFLASDEASYINGAVIEVSGGMSL; from the coding sequence ATGAGGCTCGCAGGGAAGGTCTGCATTATCACGGGGGCCGGCCGGGGCATCGGTAAAGCGACAGCGCTGAAGTTCGCCACCGAGGGGGCCAAGGTCATCGTGTGCGACGTCACGCCCGAGTGGATCGACGAGACGGTGCGCGAGATCCGCGACGCCGATGGAGAGGCGATGGGCTTCATCGTCGACGTGCGGGACCGGGAGAGCATCGCGCGCATGGTGCAGAGCGTCGTGGCCACGTACGGCCGCATCGATTGTCTGGTCAACAACGCCGGCATCGTCCGCGATGCGCAGCTCAAGAACATGACCGACGAGCAGTTCGACCAGGTGATCGACATCAATCTGAAGGGGGTTTATAACTGCACCAAGGCGGTGGTGGACGTCATGCTCCGGCAGCAGTCCGGGGTGATCCTCAACACCGCTTCGGTGGTGGGTCTTTACGGCAACTTCGGCCAGACCAACTACGCTGCCAGCAAAGCGGCCGTGATCGGCATGGTCAAGACCTGGGCCCGCGAGCTGGGCCGCAAGGGCATCCGCGCGAACGCCGTCTGTCCAGGCTTCATTCAGACGCCCATCTTGAGCTCGATGCCCGATCGGGTGCTCGCCGCCATGGAAGAGAAGGTGCCGCTCGGGCGGTTGGGCAGACCCGAGGAGATCGCCGCTACCTTTGCTTTCCTCGCCTCCGACGAAGCCAGCTACATCAACGGTGCGGTTATCGAGGTCAGCGGCGGCATGTCCCTCTAG
- a CDS encoding DUF4936 family protein codes for MILAYYIYYRIDPAQADTAAARIRELQTALDCRTGVAGRLLKKRDEPDLWMEIYEEVQDPARFEQALAELVEEKGINALLAPGSCRRAECFVMD; via the coding sequence CTGATCCTCGCCTACTACATCTACTATCGGATCGATCCCGCCCAGGCGGACACCGCAGCGGCCCGCATCCGGGAGCTGCAGACGGCGCTGGACTGCCGCACCGGCGTGGCCGGGCGACTGCTCAAGAAACGGGACGAACCCGACCTGTGGATGGAGATCTACGAGGAGGTGCAAGACCCGGCCCGCTTCGAACAGGCCCTGGCCGAGCTGGTCGAAGAGAAAGGCATCAACGCCCTGCTCGCCCCTGGAAGCTGTCGGCGGGCGGAGTGCTTCGTCATGGATTGA
- a CDS encoding NRDE family protein, with product MCLVLLALNAHPRYRLIVAANRDEFYDRVTAPASFWRDQPHVLAGRDLEKGGTWLGMTRTGRFALVTNYREGGTRDAHAKSRGHLVSEFLAGRETPAAYAARVASGGAAYNGYNLIVGDASAVVYHSNRSHDIRTLTDGVYGLSNHLLDTPWPKIRRSKSALFGLLEQDGPALVEGLFRILADPSRPGDGELPDTGIGVEWERLLSAAFIASDTYGTRSSTVVLIGRDGKVRFVERSFGRNGTPESEIAHEFFLTPAMAMSSVYAEDPGIHAGEG from the coding sequence ATGTGCCTTGTTCTTCTCGCCCTCAACGCCCATCCGCGTTATCGCCTGATCGTCGCAGCGAACCGGGACGAGTTTTACGACCGGGTGACCGCCCCGGCCAGCTTCTGGCGCGACCAGCCCCACGTGCTGGCAGGCCGGGACCTGGAGAAAGGCGGGACGTGGCTCGGGATGACCCGCACCGGAAGGTTTGCGCTGGTCACCAATTACCGTGAAGGGGGCACGCGAGACGCGCACGCCAAGTCCCGCGGCCACCTGGTGAGCGAATTTCTAGCAGGCCGCGAAACGCCCGCGGCTTACGCCGCCCGCGTGGCGAGCGGGGGCGCCGCCTATAACGGCTACAACCTGATCGTGGGGGACGCCTCCGCGGTGGTGTACCACTCCAATCGGTCCCACGATATCCGTACCCTGACCGACGGCGTGTATGGCCTGAGCAACCATCTGCTGGACACCCCCTGGCCGAAGATCAGGCGCAGCAAATCGGCGCTCTTCGGCCTGCTGGAACAGGACGGTCCCGCCCTCGTAGAAGGGCTCTTCCGCATCCTCGCCGATCCCTCTCGTCCCGGCGATGGCGAGCTGCCCGACACCGGCATCGGCGTCGAATGGGAACGGCTGCTCTCGGCCGCTTTCATTGCCTCCGATACCTATGGCACCCGGTCCTCCACCGTGGTCCTGATAGGCCGCGACGGGAAGGTGCGGTTCGTGGAGCGCAGCTTCGGCCGAAACGGCACGCCCGAGAGCGAGATCGCCCACGAGTTTTTCCTCACGCCAGCAATGGCGATGTCATCAGTTTACGCGGAAGACCCCGGCATTCATGCCGGGGAAGGATAG
- a CDS encoding YgfZ/GcvT domain-containing protein encodes MHTDWLSYLESRGAHIAEGRVADFGAPSRELEASRDGTVIADLSRYGLLRVTGDDAQPFLHGQLSSDVRALTPRQAQHSSYNTAKGRMLTTFLLWQRSEGYDLQLAAELTEPIRQRLSLFILRAKVRIEDASDACVRLGVSGPGARRLLAPVFGRLPEAELEVVHTGDATLIGLDAQRFELVTLPDQAAALWESLERHVQPVGTPCWEWLQIRAGIPLITPATQDQFVPQMANLDAIGGISFRKGCYPGQEIVARTHYLGKVKRRLYRVHLDGSAAPAPGDELYSPDAGEQSSGVVVNAAPAPGGGYDALAVIQVASAEAGEVHWKTPDGPRLEFLPLPYQVPR; translated from the coding sequence ATGCATACTGACTGGCTGTCTTACCTGGAGTCGCGGGGCGCCCACATCGCCGAGGGCCGCGTGGCTGACTTTGGAGCCCCTTCGAGGGAGCTGGAGGCCAGCCGAGACGGCACCGTGATCGCCGATCTGTCCCGTTACGGCCTGCTGCGAGTCACTGGCGACGACGCCCAGCCCTTCCTCCACGGCCAACTCTCCAGCGACGTGCGAGCGCTCACGCCACGGCAGGCCCAGCACAGCAGCTACAACACAGCCAAGGGGCGAATGCTGACCACGTTTCTGCTTTGGCAGAGGTCAGAGGGCTATGACCTGCAGCTCGCCGCCGAGCTGACCGAGCCCATTCGCCAGCGGCTTTCGCTCTTCATCCTGCGGGCCAAGGTCAGGATCGAAGACGCGAGCGACGCCTGCGTGCGCCTGGGGGTCTCGGGCCCTGGCGCCCGGAGGCTGCTCGCCCCGGTGTTCGGAAGACTGCCCGAGGCGGAGCTCGAAGTGGTGCACACTGGCGACGCGACGCTCATCGGGCTCGACGCGCAACGCTTCGAGCTGGTGACGCTCCCGGACCAGGCAGCGGCGCTTTGGGAGTCGCTGGAGCGCCATGTGCAGCCCGTGGGCACTCCCTGCTGGGAATGGCTCCAGATCCGCGCCGGAATTCCCCTCATCACCCCCGCCACCCAGGACCAGTTCGTGCCCCAGATGGCAAACCTAGACGCCATCGGCGGCATCAGTTTCCGCAAGGGCTGTTATCCCGGCCAGGAGATCGTCGCCCGGACCCACTACCTGGGCAAGGTGAAGCGGCGGCTCTACCGCGTCCATCTGGATGGCAGCGCGGCACCCGCGCCCGGCGACGAACTCTATAGCCCTGATGCGGGCGAGCAATCGAGCGGCGTGGTGGTCAACGCCGCCCCTGCGCCAGGCGGCGGCTACGATGCCCTGGCGGTGATCCAGGTGGCGAGCGCCGAAGCCGGCGAGGTCCATTGGAAAACGCCCGACGGGCCACGCCTTGAGTTCCTGCCGCTTCCTTACCAGGTGCCCCGCTGA
- a CDS encoding class II aldolase/adducin family protein, with translation MRTRSRWNDHDAARFSGELGSRVYTSRLLGQDPALVLYGGGNTSIKVEEQGRRVLYVKGSGTDLAHVDERGFVPVDLERAQALLEHEQLDNDEMMALLKGAVLRPDAPTPSIETLLHAALPFRYVEHTHADSILAVANVAAAERVLAQVYGELAPVVPYRHSGFELAKACVEVFRQRATPRSIGLILQFHGAVAFGNTARESYENMIDLVARAEDYLASRDAWTLPEAPAASLDWEAVAVLRRDASRAAGFPLILKLVRDPVAMAFAQRADLEVVSQQGPATPQHAIFTRRVPLLGRDVAAYTQRYAEYLASHLGPDRARGLDPSPRVILDPVLGLGALGVNARYAAITAEVYLHDIAIISRAAAHDTYRAAPPRYIAEAELAYGGFERAIRRQAEGSRPLLGQVALVTPGAAKRDPGLAQRLLDQGAAVVLPSPAAVPALRDEALLPVPLADSSPASLEQAVQAAVEAFGGVDLLCAVGDGEAWTRVCAPLLALSPVAGRPERTALGATSH, from the coding sequence ATGCGAACCCGCAGCCGCTGGAATGATCACGACGCCGCCCGGTTTTCCGGCGAGCTGGGCAGCCGCGTATACACCTCCCGCTTGCTGGGCCAAGACCCCGCGCTGGTCCTGTACGGCGGCGGCAATACCTCGATCAAGGTGGAGGAACAAGGCCGTCGCGTGCTTTACGTGAAGGGCAGTGGGACGGATCTCGCCCACGTTGATGAGCGTGGGTTTGTACCGGTGGATCTGGAGCGGGCGCAGGCGTTGCTCGAGCACGAGCAGCTCGACAACGACGAAATGATGGCGTTGCTCAAAGGCGCAGTGCTGCGGCCGGATGCGCCGACGCCGTCCATTGAAACGCTGCTGCACGCGGCGCTGCCCTTCCGTTACGTGGAACACACCCACGCCGACAGCATCCTGGCCGTGGCCAACGTGGCCGCAGCCGAACGGGTGTTGGCCCAGGTGTATGGCGAGCTCGCGCCAGTGGTGCCCTACCGCCATTCGGGCTTCGAGCTGGCAAAGGCTTGCGTCGAGGTCTTTCGCCAGCGTGCGACGCCCCGCTCGATCGGTCTGATCCTGCAGTTCCACGGCGCGGTCGCTTTCGGCAACACGGCGCGGGAGTCCTACGAGAACATGATTGACCTCGTAGCGCGAGCGGAGGACTACCTCGCCTCCAGAGACGCATGGACGCTGCCCGAAGCGCCAGCGGCTTCCCTGGATTGGGAGGCCGTGGCCGTCCTGCGCCGGGATGCTTCCCGCGCAGCGGGCTTCCCGCTCATTCTCAAGCTCGTTCGGGACCCGGTGGCGATGGCGTTCGCGCAGCGCGCCGATCTGGAAGTCGTCTCGCAGCAGGGACCTGCCACGCCCCAGCACGCCATCTTCACCCGACGGGTGCCGCTGCTGGGTCGGGACGTGGCCGCCTACACCCAACGCTACGCTGAATACCTGGCTTCCCACTTGGGGCCTGACCGGGCGCGGGGGCTCGATCCGTCGCCGCGCGTCATCCTGGATCCCGTGCTTGGGCTGGGTGCCCTGGGCGTGAATGCGCGCTACGCGGCCATCACGGCGGAGGTCTATCTCCATGACATCGCCATCATCAGCCGGGCAGCCGCCCACGACACGTACCGGGCCGCACCGCCGCGCTACATCGCCGAAGCGGAACTCGCCTACGGCGGCTTCGAACGGGCGATCCGGCGACAGGCCGAGGGCTCGCGCCCCCTCCTCGGCCAGGTGGCCCTGGTGACGCCGGGGGCTGCGAAACGGGATCCGGGACTTGCCCAACGCCTCTTGGACCAGGGCGCGGCCGTGGTCCTTCCCAGCCCGGCCGCCGTACCGGCGCTGCGCGATGAGGCGTTGTTGCCCGTGCCGCTCGCCGACTCCAGTCCGGCAAGCCTCGAACAGGCGGTCCAAGCGGCGGTCGAGGCCTTCGGCGGCGTTGATCTGCTGTGCGCCGTCGGCGACGGCGAGGCGTGGACCAGGGTGTGCGCTCCGCTTCTGGCGCTTTCGCCGGTGGCGGGCCGCCCCGAACGCACGGCGCTGGGCGCGACTTCCCATTGA
- a CDS encoding GNAT family N-acetyltransferase, with translation MPEYTVRLVSWDAAKASLAAVRRAVFIDEQRVPEALEWDGLDPRCVHALAEDAQGRPIGTARLLPDGHIGRMAVLQPWRRKGVGGALLCAMLSEARRRGLRVVHLHAQVHAVPFYERYGFAREGEAFLEAGIPHVRMVRNL, from the coding sequence ATGCCGGAATACACCGTCCGCCTCGTGAGCTGGGATGCAGCCAAAGCGTCGCTCGCCGCCGTGCGGCGGGCGGTGTTCATCGACGAGCAGCGCGTGCCCGAAGCGTTAGAGTGGGACGGCCTCGATCCCCGCTGCGTCCATGCCCTTGCCGAGGATGCTCAAGGACGGCCCATTGGCACGGCGCGTCTTCTGCCCGACGGTCACATTGGCCGCATGGCGGTGCTTCAACCCTGGCGGCGGAAAGGCGTCGGCGGGGCGCTCCTTTGCGCCATGCTGTCAGAGGCGCGCCGGCGGGGGCTTCGGGTCGTCCACCTGCACGCTCAGGTACACGCGGTGCCCTTTTATGAGCGCTACGGTTTCGCGCGCGAGGGGGAAGCGTTCCTGGAAGCGGGCATTCCCCACGTGCGGATGGTTCGAAATCTGTAA
- a CDS encoding RNA-guided endonuclease InsQ/TnpB family protein yields MKLLASAEQAKKLAELSYAFSQACNRLVPFVQAHRCWNRVALHHLAYYSIRDRFPALGSQMACNAIYRVASAYKALKSSKGIAKGKPVPAISFDRASVHFDHRTYSLRDCAVSLFTLNGRELVPFVCGKHQANLLASGSPKEAELVCRKGQWYFNLVLDIPDVPGITEGSVMGVDIGENALAATSNGKVFGGGKLRFERDRYLAHRRRLQSNGSRAAKRKLRAISGRERRHVEHVNHEVSKAIVREALALGVREIRMEDLTHIRDRIKAGKRVRARLHRWAFRQLQDFVAYKAQAFGISVVYVNPAYTSQTCSVCGDIGKREKNLFSCSCGNRRHADVNAAANIAGFAEPTGSARAAVNQPEFAHYASVM; encoded by the coding sequence TTGAAACTGCTCGCTTCCGCGGAGCAGGCAAAGAAACTGGCGGAGCTTTCTTACGCGTTCTCGCAAGCCTGTAACAGGCTTGTGCCTTTCGTTCAGGCGCATCGCTGCTGGAATCGGGTGGCGCTGCACCATCTGGCGTACTACTCGATTCGTGATCGATTTCCGGCATTGGGCAGCCAGATGGCTTGCAATGCCATCTACAGGGTTGCTAGCGCGTATAAAGCGCTCAAGTCCAGCAAGGGCATCGCGAAAGGCAAGCCCGTTCCAGCAATCTCCTTCGACCGCGCATCGGTTCACTTCGACCATAGGACTTACTCGCTGCGCGATTGTGCGGTGTCGTTGTTTACATTGAACGGCCGCGAATTGGTGCCATTCGTATGCGGTAAACACCAAGCCAATCTGCTGGCGTCCGGCAGCCCCAAGGAAGCTGAGCTGGTCTGTCGCAAAGGCCAATGGTATTTCAATCTTGTATTGGATATCCCCGATGTCCCGGGCATCACCGAAGGTAGCGTGATGGGTGTGGATATCGGAGAAAACGCTCTTGCCGCCACGAGTAATGGCAAGGTATTCGGCGGCGGGAAACTGCGGTTTGAACGTGACCGCTACCTTGCCCATCGCCGCCGTCTTCAATCCAACGGTAGCCGCGCCGCGAAGCGGAAACTGCGGGCTATCTCTGGTCGGGAGCGGCGGCATGTCGAACACGTCAACCACGAAGTTTCCAAAGCCATCGTCCGGGAGGCTCTGGCGTTGGGCGTGCGGGAAATCCGCATGGAAGACCTGACCCATATCCGCGACCGCATCAAGGCGGGGAAGCGGGTACGCGCAAGGCTCCACCGCTGGGCCTTTCGGCAGTTGCAGGATTTTGTTGCTTACAAGGCCCAGGCTTTTGGGATATCCGTGGTGTACGTCAACCCTGCCTACACGAGCCAGACGTGCTCGGTATGCGGGGACATCGGAAAACGGGAAAAGAATCTCTTTTCCTGTTCGTGCGGAAACCGGCGGCACGCCGACGTGAATGCGGCGGCAAACATAGCCGGTTTTGCAGAGCCTACCGGTTCTGCAAGGGCTGCCGTAAACCAACCTGAATTCGCGCATTACGCCTCCGTAATGTAG
- the mtnA gene encoding S-methyl-5-thioribose-1-phosphate isomerase, with the protein MSKVETMRWRDGRLELIDQRLLPERFEYVVCDCAERVAEAIRSMIVRGAPAIGCAAAYGIALEALRTSGEDHPVFDATLEHAFEVLARSRPTAVNLFWALERMRHAWKRMAGQPPGLIAATLLEEAHDIFAEDLRSNLAIGERGAALVPPGARILTHCNAGALATAGHGTALGVIRSAQAQGKNVSVIAAETRPFLQGARLTAWEMVQEDIPVTLVTDNMVGYLMSRGEIDLVVVGADRVAANGDVANKIGTYTIAVLAERHGIPFYVACPLSTIDRSLESGSAIPIEERSPEEVLGFRATRWAAEGVRARNPAFDVTPAALVTALITEKDTVTRPEREKIERLFERR; encoded by the coding sequence ATGAGCAAGGTGGAAACCATGCGCTGGCGCGACGGGCGTCTGGAGCTGATCGATCAGCGGCTCCTGCCCGAGCGCTTCGAGTACGTGGTGTGCGACTGCGCCGAGCGCGTTGCGGAGGCCATTCGGAGCATGATAGTACGCGGCGCTCCAGCCATCGGCTGCGCCGCTGCCTACGGAATTGCCCTCGAGGCGCTGCGCACCTCAGGTGAGGACCACCCTGTCTTCGATGCGACGCTGGAGCACGCCTTCGAGGTCCTCGCTCGGAGCCGCCCCACGGCCGTCAACTTATTCTGGGCGCTGGAGCGCATGCGCCACGCGTGGAAACGGATGGCCGGGCAGCCGCCCGGGCTGATCGCCGCGACGCTGCTGGAGGAAGCGCACGACATCTTCGCCGAAGACCTCCGCAGCAACCTGGCCATCGGAGAGCGAGGGGCCGCCCTGGTGCCCCCCGGTGCCCGAATCCTCACTCACTGCAACGCGGGAGCGCTCGCCACCGCGGGCCATGGCACGGCGCTCGGCGTCATCCGCTCCGCCCAAGCCCAGGGCAAAAACGTATCGGTGATCGCGGCCGAAACCCGCCCTTTCCTCCAGGGGGCCCGTCTGACCGCCTGGGAAATGGTCCAGGAAGACATCCCCGTCACCCTCGTGACGGACAACATGGTCGGGTACCTCATGAGCCGCGGGGAGATCGACTTGGTGGTCGTGGGCGCGGACCGGGTGGCGGCTAATGGGGACGTGGCCAACAAAATCGGCACCTACACCATCGCCGTCCTCGCGGAGCGGCACGGCATCCCTTTCTACGTGGCGTGTCCCCTCTCGACCATCGACCGTTCCTTGGAAAGTGGATCGGCCATCCCGATCGAAGAGCGTTCCCCTGAGGAGGTACTCGGCTTCCGCGCCACGCGCTGGGCCGCCGAGGGCGTGCGGGCGCGCAACCCGGCCTTCGACGTGACGCCGGCGGCTCTGGTCACGGCGCTCATCACCGAAAAGGACACCGTGACCAGGCCAGAGCGGGAAAAGATCGAAAGGCTGTTCGAGCGGCGGTAA